The following coding sequences are from one Epinephelus moara isolate mb chromosome 7, YSFRI_EMoa_1.0, whole genome shotgun sequence window:
- the mospd2 gene encoding motile sperm domain-containing protein 2 isoform X1 — MAELEQHEGEQDIERKIEETRQRFKNELLQDSTDKYDSRDVERLEKDDALVEGYLEWRLYVIDDALKMIDESLQWRKEYGLNDLTESTIPKWMFETGAVYLHGYDKEGNKLFWFKVKLHVKDAKTIIDKKKYVAFWLERYAKKEPGMPLTVVFDMTESGLSNIDMEFVKYIINCFKVYYPKFLSKMIIVDMPWIMNAAWKIVKSWLGPEAISKLKFASRSEIQGFIDLEYLPSHMGGTDPFKYSYPPLPDDDFQTPLCENGPIVSEDETESKEGEIEGKDTLESSFNSEVAAKPKKVNFLEDSLRAEDNDKGETSTRTKGARKPLTTFKGPLLDVSPAEELSFGSGETEKKSLIILSNVTKNQVAFKVRTTAPEKYRVKPSSSSCESGASVDIVVSLHGGSQASPQDRFLVMAAEMENAGSQELAQFWKEVPKTKVMEHRLRCHVLESAKPTVNPLRDSPVETGSSGQQELSTVYAPKSSHTQALDDNFNCTSQLMRVMTCNARLEQKMNTCLWVQKVLIGLVLVLVVLNLLCLYLLGTSQQPS, encoded by the exons ATGGCTGAACTTGAACAACACGAAGGAGAGCAG GACATTGAGAGGAAAATTGAGGAGACGAGGCAGAGATTCAAGAATGAGTTGCTCCAAG ACTCAACAGATAAATATGACTCCAGAGATGTTGAAAGACTTGAGAAAGATGATGCTCTGGTGGAGGGCTACCTGGAGTGGAGACTTTATGTTATCGATGACGCCTTGAAAATGATTGATGAAAGTCTTCAGTGGAGAAAAGAATATGGTTTGAATG ATCTCACTGAGAGCACCATTCCCAAATGGATGTTCGAGACTGGTGCTGTCTACCTCCACGGCTACGACAAAGAGGGCAACAAGCTCT TCTGGTTCAAAGTAAAGCTCCACGTCAAGGATGCAAAAACAATCATCGACAAGAAGAAGTATGTTGCCTTCTGGCTTGAGCGGTATGCGAAGAAAGAGCCTGGGATGCCGCTCACTGTTGTGTTTGACATGACAGAGTCTGGCCTCAGCAATATA GACATGGAGTTTGTGAAGTACATCATTAATTGCTTCAAAGTTTATTATCCTAAGTTTTTAT CCAAAATGATCATCGTGGATATGCCTTGGATCATGAATG CTGCTTGGAAGATCGTGAAATCGTGGTTGGGTCCCGAGGCAATCAGCAAGCTCAAGTTTGCATCCAGATCTGAGATCCAGGGATTCATAGACCTCGAGTACCTGCCATCTCACATGGGTGGAACG GACCCCTTCAAGTACAGCTACCCGCCTCTTCCTGATGACGACTTCCAAACACCCCTCTGTGAAAATGGACCGATTGTTAGCGAGGATGAGACTGAGAGCAAAGAGGGTGAAATAGAGGGCAAAGATACCCTCGAGTCCAGCTTCAACTCTGAGGTTGCGGCAAAGCCCAAAAAG GTGAATTTCCTGGAAGACAGTTTGAGGGCAGAGGACAATGATAAAGGAGAAACAAGCACCAGGACCAAAGGGGCCAGAAAGCCATTGACCACCTTCAAAGGCCCTTTGCTAGATGTTAG CCCCGCAGAGGAGCTCAGCTTTGGCTCTGGAGAGACGGAGAAAAAGAGCCTCATTATCCTGAGCAATGTAACCAAAAATCAAGTGGCCTTCAAG GTACGGACCACAGCACCTGAGAAGTACAGAGTGaagcccagcagcagcagctgtgaatCAGGAGCTTCAGTGGATATAGTGGTGTCTTTACATGGAG GTTCTCAAGCCTCTCCACAGGACAGATTTTTGGTCATGGCTGCCGAGATGGAAAATGCTGGATCACAAGAACTCGCGCAGTTCTGGAAAGAAGTCCCGAAAACCAAGGTCATGGAACACAG ATTGCGCTGTCATGTTCTGGAGAGCGCTAAACCAACAGTGAATCCTCTCAGAGACAGCCCTGTGGAGACAGGAAGCAGCGGGCAGCAGGAATTAAGCACAGTG TATGCTCCAAAATCCTCCCACACCCAGGCACTGGATGATAACTTTAACTGCACATCA CAGCTCATGCGAGTGATGACCTGCAATGCTCGGTTGGAGCAGAAGATGAACACGTGTCTGTGGGTGCAGAAGGTTCTCATCGGGTTGGTGCTGGTCCTCGTGGTGCTGAACCTCCTGTGTCTCTACCTGCTGGGCACTTCCCAGCAGCCATCCTGA
- the mospd2 gene encoding motile sperm domain-containing protein 2 isoform X3 codes for MAELEQHEGEQDIERKIEETRQRFKNELLQDSTDKYDSRDVERLEKDDALVEGYLEWRLYVIDDALKMIDESLQWRKEYGLNDLTESTIPKWMFETGAVYLHGYDKEGNKLFWFKVKLHVKDAKTIIDKKKYVAFWLERYAKKEPGMPLTVVFDMTESGLSNIDMEFVKYIINCFKVYYPKFLSKMIIVDMPWIMNAAWKIVKSWLGPEAISKLKFASRSEIQGFIDLEYLPSHMGGTDPFKYSYPPLPDDDFQTPLCENGPIVSEDETESKEGEIEGKDTLESSFNSEVAAKPKKVNFLEDSLRAEDNDKGETSTRTKGARKPLTTFKGPLLDVSPAEELSFGSGETEKKSLIILSNVTKNQVAFKVRTTAPEKYRVKPSSSSCESGASVDIVVSLHGGSQASPQDRFLVMAAEMENAGSQELAQFWKEVPKTKVMEHRLRCHVLESAKPTVNPLRDSPVETGSSGQQELSTVQLMRVMTCNARLEQKMNTCLWVQKVLIGLVLVLVVLNLLCLYLLGTSQQPS; via the exons ATGGCTGAACTTGAACAACACGAAGGAGAGCAG GACATTGAGAGGAAAATTGAGGAGACGAGGCAGAGATTCAAGAATGAGTTGCTCCAAG ACTCAACAGATAAATATGACTCCAGAGATGTTGAAAGACTTGAGAAAGATGATGCTCTGGTGGAGGGCTACCTGGAGTGGAGACTTTATGTTATCGATGACGCCTTGAAAATGATTGATGAAAGTCTTCAGTGGAGAAAAGAATATGGTTTGAATG ATCTCACTGAGAGCACCATTCCCAAATGGATGTTCGAGACTGGTGCTGTCTACCTCCACGGCTACGACAAAGAGGGCAACAAGCTCT TCTGGTTCAAAGTAAAGCTCCACGTCAAGGATGCAAAAACAATCATCGACAAGAAGAAGTATGTTGCCTTCTGGCTTGAGCGGTATGCGAAGAAAGAGCCTGGGATGCCGCTCACTGTTGTGTTTGACATGACAGAGTCTGGCCTCAGCAATATA GACATGGAGTTTGTGAAGTACATCATTAATTGCTTCAAAGTTTATTATCCTAAGTTTTTAT CCAAAATGATCATCGTGGATATGCCTTGGATCATGAATG CTGCTTGGAAGATCGTGAAATCGTGGTTGGGTCCCGAGGCAATCAGCAAGCTCAAGTTTGCATCCAGATCTGAGATCCAGGGATTCATAGACCTCGAGTACCTGCCATCTCACATGGGTGGAACG GACCCCTTCAAGTACAGCTACCCGCCTCTTCCTGATGACGACTTCCAAACACCCCTCTGTGAAAATGGACCGATTGTTAGCGAGGATGAGACTGAGAGCAAAGAGGGTGAAATAGAGGGCAAAGATACCCTCGAGTCCAGCTTCAACTCTGAGGTTGCGGCAAAGCCCAAAAAG GTGAATTTCCTGGAAGACAGTTTGAGGGCAGAGGACAATGATAAAGGAGAAACAAGCACCAGGACCAAAGGGGCCAGAAAGCCATTGACCACCTTCAAAGGCCCTTTGCTAGATGTTAG CCCCGCAGAGGAGCTCAGCTTTGGCTCTGGAGAGACGGAGAAAAAGAGCCTCATTATCCTGAGCAATGTAACCAAAAATCAAGTGGCCTTCAAG GTACGGACCACAGCACCTGAGAAGTACAGAGTGaagcccagcagcagcagctgtgaatCAGGAGCTTCAGTGGATATAGTGGTGTCTTTACATGGAG GTTCTCAAGCCTCTCCACAGGACAGATTTTTGGTCATGGCTGCCGAGATGGAAAATGCTGGATCACAAGAACTCGCGCAGTTCTGGAAAGAAGTCCCGAAAACCAAGGTCATGGAACACAG ATTGCGCTGTCATGTTCTGGAGAGCGCTAAACCAACAGTGAATCCTCTCAGAGACAGCCCTGTGGAGACAGGAAGCAGCGGGCAGCAGGAATTAAGCACAGTG CAGCTCATGCGAGTGATGACCTGCAATGCTCGGTTGGAGCAGAAGATGAACACGTGTCTGTGGGTGCAGAAGGTTCTCATCGGGTTGGTGCTGGTCCTCGTGGTGCTGAACCTCCTGTGTCTCTACCTGCTGGGCACTTCCCAGCAGCCATCCTGA
- the mospd2 gene encoding motile sperm domain-containing protein 2 isoform X2, with product MAELEQHEGEQDIERKIEETRQRFKNELLQDSTDKYDSRDVERLEKDDALVEGYLEWRLYVIDDALKMIDESLQWRKEYGLNDLTESTIPKWMFETGAVYLHGYDKEGNKLFWFKVKLHVKDAKTIIDKKKYVAFWLERYAKKEPGMPLTVVFDMTESGLSNIDMEFVKYIINCFKVYYPKFLSKMIIVDMPWIMNAAWKIVKSWLGPEAISKLKFASRSEIQGFIDLEYLPSHMGGTDPFKYSYPPLPDDDFQTPLCENGPIVSEDETESKEGEIEGKDTLESSFNSEVAAKPKKVNFLEDSLRAEDNDKGETSTRTKGARKPLTTFKGPLLDVSPAEELSFGSGETEKKSLIILSNVTKNQVAFKVRTTAPEKYRVKPSSSSCESGASVDIVVSLHGGSQASPQDRFLVMAAEMENAGSQELAQFWKEVPKTKVMEHRLRCHVLESAKPTVNPLRDSPVETGSSGQQELSTVYAPKSSHTQALDDNFNCTSLMRVMTCNARLEQKMNTCLWVQKVLIGLVLVLVVLNLLCLYLLGTSQQPS from the exons ATGGCTGAACTTGAACAACACGAAGGAGAGCAG GACATTGAGAGGAAAATTGAGGAGACGAGGCAGAGATTCAAGAATGAGTTGCTCCAAG ACTCAACAGATAAATATGACTCCAGAGATGTTGAAAGACTTGAGAAAGATGATGCTCTGGTGGAGGGCTACCTGGAGTGGAGACTTTATGTTATCGATGACGCCTTGAAAATGATTGATGAAAGTCTTCAGTGGAGAAAAGAATATGGTTTGAATG ATCTCACTGAGAGCACCATTCCCAAATGGATGTTCGAGACTGGTGCTGTCTACCTCCACGGCTACGACAAAGAGGGCAACAAGCTCT TCTGGTTCAAAGTAAAGCTCCACGTCAAGGATGCAAAAACAATCATCGACAAGAAGAAGTATGTTGCCTTCTGGCTTGAGCGGTATGCGAAGAAAGAGCCTGGGATGCCGCTCACTGTTGTGTTTGACATGACAGAGTCTGGCCTCAGCAATATA GACATGGAGTTTGTGAAGTACATCATTAATTGCTTCAAAGTTTATTATCCTAAGTTTTTAT CCAAAATGATCATCGTGGATATGCCTTGGATCATGAATG CTGCTTGGAAGATCGTGAAATCGTGGTTGGGTCCCGAGGCAATCAGCAAGCTCAAGTTTGCATCCAGATCTGAGATCCAGGGATTCATAGACCTCGAGTACCTGCCATCTCACATGGGTGGAACG GACCCCTTCAAGTACAGCTACCCGCCTCTTCCTGATGACGACTTCCAAACACCCCTCTGTGAAAATGGACCGATTGTTAGCGAGGATGAGACTGAGAGCAAAGAGGGTGAAATAGAGGGCAAAGATACCCTCGAGTCCAGCTTCAACTCTGAGGTTGCGGCAAAGCCCAAAAAG GTGAATTTCCTGGAAGACAGTTTGAGGGCAGAGGACAATGATAAAGGAGAAACAAGCACCAGGACCAAAGGGGCCAGAAAGCCATTGACCACCTTCAAAGGCCCTTTGCTAGATGTTAG CCCCGCAGAGGAGCTCAGCTTTGGCTCTGGAGAGACGGAGAAAAAGAGCCTCATTATCCTGAGCAATGTAACCAAAAATCAAGTGGCCTTCAAG GTACGGACCACAGCACCTGAGAAGTACAGAGTGaagcccagcagcagcagctgtgaatCAGGAGCTTCAGTGGATATAGTGGTGTCTTTACATGGAG GTTCTCAAGCCTCTCCACAGGACAGATTTTTGGTCATGGCTGCCGAGATGGAAAATGCTGGATCACAAGAACTCGCGCAGTTCTGGAAAGAAGTCCCGAAAACCAAGGTCATGGAACACAG ATTGCGCTGTCATGTTCTGGAGAGCGCTAAACCAACAGTGAATCCTCTCAGAGACAGCCCTGTGGAGACAGGAAGCAGCGGGCAGCAGGAATTAAGCACAGTG TATGCTCCAAAATCCTCCCACACCCAGGCACTGGATGATAACTTTAACTGCACATCA CTCATGCGAGTGATGACCTGCAATGCTCGGTTGGAGCAGAAGATGAACACGTGTCTGTGGGTGCAGAAGGTTCTCATCGGGTTGGTGCTGGTCCTCGTGGTGCTGAACCTCCTGTGTCTCTACCTGCTGGGCACTTCCCAGCAGCCATCCTGA
- the mospd2 gene encoding motile sperm domain-containing protein 2 isoform X4, with protein MAELEQHEGEQDIERKIEETRQRFKNELLQDSTDKYDSRDVERLEKDDALVEGYLEWRLYVIDDALKMIDESLQWRKEYGLNDLTESTIPKWMFETGAVYLHGYDKEGNKLFWFKVKLHVKDAKTIIDKKKYVAFWLERYAKKEPGMPLTVVFDMTESGLSNIDMEFVKYIINCFKVYYPKFLSKMIIVDMPWIMNAAWKIVKSWLGPEAISKLKFASRSEIQGFIDLEYLPSHMGGTDPFKYSYPPLPDDDFQTPLCENGPIVSEDETESKEGEIEGKDTLESSFNSEVAAKPKKVNFLEDSLRAEDNDKGETSTRTKGARKPLTTFKGPLLDVSPAEELSFGSGETEKKSLIILSNVTKNQVAFKVRTTAPEKYRVKPSSSSCESGASVDIVVSLHGGSQASPQDRFLVMAAEMENAGSQELAQFWKEVPKTKVMEHRLRCHVLESAKPTVNPLRDSPVETGSSGQQELSTVLMRVMTCNARLEQKMNTCLWVQKVLIGLVLVLVVLNLLCLYLLGTSQQPS; from the exons ATGGCTGAACTTGAACAACACGAAGGAGAGCAG GACATTGAGAGGAAAATTGAGGAGACGAGGCAGAGATTCAAGAATGAGTTGCTCCAAG ACTCAACAGATAAATATGACTCCAGAGATGTTGAAAGACTTGAGAAAGATGATGCTCTGGTGGAGGGCTACCTGGAGTGGAGACTTTATGTTATCGATGACGCCTTGAAAATGATTGATGAAAGTCTTCAGTGGAGAAAAGAATATGGTTTGAATG ATCTCACTGAGAGCACCATTCCCAAATGGATGTTCGAGACTGGTGCTGTCTACCTCCACGGCTACGACAAAGAGGGCAACAAGCTCT TCTGGTTCAAAGTAAAGCTCCACGTCAAGGATGCAAAAACAATCATCGACAAGAAGAAGTATGTTGCCTTCTGGCTTGAGCGGTATGCGAAGAAAGAGCCTGGGATGCCGCTCACTGTTGTGTTTGACATGACAGAGTCTGGCCTCAGCAATATA GACATGGAGTTTGTGAAGTACATCATTAATTGCTTCAAAGTTTATTATCCTAAGTTTTTAT CCAAAATGATCATCGTGGATATGCCTTGGATCATGAATG CTGCTTGGAAGATCGTGAAATCGTGGTTGGGTCCCGAGGCAATCAGCAAGCTCAAGTTTGCATCCAGATCTGAGATCCAGGGATTCATAGACCTCGAGTACCTGCCATCTCACATGGGTGGAACG GACCCCTTCAAGTACAGCTACCCGCCTCTTCCTGATGACGACTTCCAAACACCCCTCTGTGAAAATGGACCGATTGTTAGCGAGGATGAGACTGAGAGCAAAGAGGGTGAAATAGAGGGCAAAGATACCCTCGAGTCCAGCTTCAACTCTGAGGTTGCGGCAAAGCCCAAAAAG GTGAATTTCCTGGAAGACAGTTTGAGGGCAGAGGACAATGATAAAGGAGAAACAAGCACCAGGACCAAAGGGGCCAGAAAGCCATTGACCACCTTCAAAGGCCCTTTGCTAGATGTTAG CCCCGCAGAGGAGCTCAGCTTTGGCTCTGGAGAGACGGAGAAAAAGAGCCTCATTATCCTGAGCAATGTAACCAAAAATCAAGTGGCCTTCAAG GTACGGACCACAGCACCTGAGAAGTACAGAGTGaagcccagcagcagcagctgtgaatCAGGAGCTTCAGTGGATATAGTGGTGTCTTTACATGGAG GTTCTCAAGCCTCTCCACAGGACAGATTTTTGGTCATGGCTGCCGAGATGGAAAATGCTGGATCACAAGAACTCGCGCAGTTCTGGAAAGAAGTCCCGAAAACCAAGGTCATGGAACACAG ATTGCGCTGTCATGTTCTGGAGAGCGCTAAACCAACAGTGAATCCTCTCAGAGACAGCCCTGTGGAGACAGGAAGCAGCGGGCAGCAGGAATTAAGCACAGTG CTCATGCGAGTGATGACCTGCAATGCTCGGTTGGAGCAGAAGATGAACACGTGTCTGTGGGTGCAGAAGGTTCTCATCGGGTTGGTGCTGGTCCTCGTGGTGCTGAACCTCCTGTGTCTCTACCTGCTGGGCACTTCCCAGCAGCCATCCTGA